From the genome of Pseudomonas sp. gcc21, one region includes:
- a CDS encoding DUF2931 family protein — translation MRKLSLVVGLLITLTACASNLAPDPLRPPPPELPYRTWEIGLLAPNYMEVWVESVDVLDQRGLAYFRVHGGVSAIQNPPDNRGNPKGWPLRPGAGKTRPMTGIDLPEIVFVRWQSLAEPQTYRVAIPIFEKNREEMLTPYTAFCRFDGKHIQDYRKIITIGLAPGGIAKAWLSGDCLEPLEVGRFEGTISPDGPSEGQTNGRYALPLAPAAQQYIDDHGIPFDSW, via the coding sequence ATGAGAAAGCTGTCACTTGTAGTCGGGCTCCTGATCACCTTGACCGCCTGCGCCAGTAATCTCGCACCCGACCCCCTGCGACCGCCACCACCTGAGCTGCCATACCGGACCTGGGAGATAGGCTTGTTAGCACCCAATTATATGGAGGTCTGGGTCGAAAGCGTCGATGTGCTGGACCAGCGAGGGCTGGCCTATTTCCGAGTACACGGGGGCGTTTCAGCCATTCAGAACCCTCCGGACAATCGTGGCAATCCAAAGGGCTGGCCACTCCGGCCAGGGGCGGGAAAGACACGCCCGATGACCGGAATTGATTTACCAGAAATCGTATTTGTACGCTGGCAATCACTAGCTGAACCGCAAACTTACCGCGTAGCGATTCCTATCTTCGAAAAAAATCGAGAGGAGATGCTCACCCCCTACACCGCTTTCTGCCGTTTTGACGGCAAGCATATTCAGGACTACAGAAAAATCATCACGATCGGCTTGGCGCCAGGCGGCATTGCCAAGGCCTGGTTGAGCGGTGACTGTCTAGAGCCGCTCGAAGTCGGGCGCTTCGAAGGCACGATCAGCCCTGATGGGCCGAGTGAAGGTCAGACCAACGGCCGTTACGCTCTACCCTTAGCGCCGGCAGCCCAGCAATACATTGATGACCACGGCATCCCCTTCGACAGCTGGTAA
- a CDS encoding zinc-dependent peptidase: MKSAQRPPPRVWRRLGTWREDRQLRRLSISAGDWQRALGDWSVYRRYSELERCWLHEAALRLLLRKHFVGVDGLEISDAIRLRIAGMAVVPVLGLGLDWYDGWQTLILYDGPFVANHSWQDEYGIVHQETSERSGEAWEHGPIVLSLRDVLDADQHDGYNVVIHELAHTLDMRSASANGAPPLHSGMDAVAWKRDLSAAWDDLARRAELGERLPVDSYALEDPAEFFAVLSETFFESPRSLQSAWPAVYGHLVAFYRQDPLALT, translated from the coding sequence ATGAAATCGGCGCAGCGCCCGCCGCCAAGAGTCTGGCGAAGGCTGGGTACGTGGCGGGAAGACAGGCAGCTTCGACGATTGAGCATTTCCGCCGGTGACTGGCAGCGAGCGTTGGGCGACTGGTCCGTATACCGTCGTTATTCCGAGCTGGAGCGCTGTTGGCTGCATGAGGCGGCGCTGCGGCTGCTCCTGCGCAAACATTTCGTCGGTGTGGACGGTCTGGAAATCAGCGACGCTATACGTCTTCGTATTGCGGGTATGGCCGTTGTGCCGGTGCTCGGATTAGGGCTGGACTGGTACGACGGCTGGCAGACGCTGATCCTGTACGACGGCCCTTTTGTTGCCAATCACAGCTGGCAGGACGAGTACGGCATTGTTCATCAGGAAACCAGCGAGCGCAGCGGAGAAGCCTGGGAGCACGGGCCAATTGTTCTATCGCTGCGGGACGTGCTGGATGCCGACCAGCACGACGGCTACAACGTGGTGATTCATGAACTGGCGCATACTCTGGATATGCGTAGTGCCTCTGCCAACGGCGCGCCGCCGCTTCATTCGGGTATGGACGCGGTAGCCTGGAAGCGCGACTTGTCGGCCGCCTGGGACGATCTGGCACGCCGTGCCGAGCTCGGCGAGCGGTTGCCTGTAGATAGTTACGCACTCGAGGACCCCGCCGAATTCTTCGCTGTTTTATCCGAAACCTTCTTCGAGTCACCGCGTTCACTGCAATCCGCCTGGCCGGCTGTGTACGGTCATCTGGTCGCGTTCTATCGGCAGGACCCGTTGGCGCTGACTTAG
- a CDS encoding glutamine synthetase family protein, which produces MPITRTVDSIQEAEAFLAEHPEVHFIDLLIADMNGIVRGKRIDRSALMKAFERGIALPASVFALNIQGTTVEETGLGLEMGDADRICLPIPGTLCMEPWQKRPTAQLLMTMYELDRKTPFFADPRYVLQRIVERFSELGLKPVSAFELEFYLIDQENITGRPQPPRSPMSGKRPNSVQVYSMDDLDEYAEFLQDVIEAAHEQGIPADAIVAESAPGQFEVNLHHVDDPVVACDYNVLLKRVIKNVAYDHEMDTTFMAKPYYDQAGNGMHVHISLIDKDGVNIFAPNPDGSLSDRLRWSIGGLLQTLPEYMAFLCPNVNSYRRFSPSFFVPCAPTWGIDNRTVAVRVPGGEPDAMRIEHRLAGADANPYLLMAALLSAIHYGITNKIEPPPMTEGNAYDQHEASLPTNLRDALRLLEHSEVMQEYIGEEYLDVFVLCKESEQEEFERTISDLEYMWYLHTV; this is translated from the coding sequence ATACCGATAACCAGGACGGTAGACAGTATCCAGGAAGCTGAGGCGTTCCTCGCCGAGCATCCGGAAGTTCATTTTATTGATCTGCTTATTGCCGATATGAACGGCATCGTCCGCGGCAAACGCATCGACCGCTCTGCTCTGATGAAAGCCTTCGAACGGGGTATCGCTTTACCCGCGTCGGTCTTCGCGCTGAACATCCAGGGCACAACTGTCGAAGAAACCGGGCTTGGGCTTGAGATGGGCGATGCCGACCGCATCTGCCTGCCGATCCCCGGCACGCTGTGCATGGAACCCTGGCAGAAGCGCCCCACTGCGCAGCTGTTGATGACCATGTATGAGCTGGATCGCAAGACACCCTTTTTTGCCGATCCGCGCTATGTGCTGCAGCGTATCGTTGAGCGGTTCAGCGAGCTTGGCCTGAAGCCGGTCTCGGCCTTCGAGCTGGAGTTCTACCTGATCGATCAGGAGAACATCACCGGCCGGCCGCAGCCGCCGCGCTCGCCGATGTCCGGCAAACGGCCGAACTCGGTCCAGGTCTACTCCATGGATGATCTGGACGAGTACGCCGAATTCCTGCAGGACGTCATCGAGGCTGCCCACGAGCAGGGCATCCCCGCTGACGCCATTGTGGCCGAATCCGCACCGGGCCAGTTCGAGGTCAACCTGCATCACGTCGACGACCCGGTGGTGGCCTGTGATTACAACGTCCTGCTCAAGCGAGTGATCAAGAACGTCGCTTACGACCATGAGATGGACACCACCTTCATGGCCAAGCCGTATTACGATCAGGCCGGCAATGGCATGCACGTGCACATCAGTCTGATCGACAAGGACGGTGTGAACATCTTTGCGCCGAACCCCGACGGCAGCCTGAGTGACAGGTTGCGTTGGTCGATTGGTGGCCTGCTGCAGACTCTCCCGGAATACATGGCGTTCCTGTGTCCTAACGTGAACTCCTATCGGCGTTTCAGTCCCAGTTTCTTCGTGCCCTGCGCGCCGACCTGGGGCATCGATAACCGCACTGTTGCTGTTCGCGTCCCGGGCGGCGAGCCGGATGCCATGCGTATCGAGCATCGTCTGGCGGGCGCTGACGCCAACCCTTATCTCCTTATGGCCGCGCTACTGTCGGCGATCCATTACGGCATCACCAACAAGATCGAGCCGCCTCCGATGACCGAAGGCAATGCCTACGACCAACATGAGGCTTCGCTGCCGACCAACCTGCGCGACGCGCTGCGCTTGCTGGAGCACTCCGAGGTCATGCAGGAGTACATCGGCGAGGAATATCTGGATGTGTTCGTGTTGTGCAAGGAAAGCGAGCAGGAGGAGTTTGAGCGGACCATCTCCGACCTTGAATATATGTGGTATTTGCACACAGTCTGA
- a CDS encoding gamma-glutamyl-gamma-aminobutyrate hydrolase family protein — protein sequence MSSQNTPLIGISCCTDKTGPHPFHIAGEKYILAVVNGAGGLPLLIPALGNRIDTGRLLDTFHGLLFTGSPSNVEPHHYKGAPSMEGTHHDPQRDETTLPLIKAAIERGVPVLGLCRGFQEMNVAFGGTLHPCLHEVTGYIEHREDKSQPVDLQYGPAHEVRIEPGGLLHRISGRSTAQVNSLHTQGVKDLAPGLRPEAYAPDGLVEGFSVIDASGFALGVQWHPEWKVTENTFYSAIFNAFGDACRAYAARQL from the coding sequence ATGTCGTCTCAGAACACGCCTCTTATCGGTATTTCCTGTTGCACGGACAAGACGGGGCCGCACCCATTTCACATCGCCGGCGAGAAGTACATCCTCGCAGTCGTCAATGGAGCCGGCGGTTTACCACTACTGATTCCCGCGCTCGGTAATCGCATCGATACCGGTCGACTGCTGGATACTTTCCATGGTCTGCTGTTCACCGGCTCACCGTCCAATGTTGAACCGCATCATTATAAGGGGGCTCCGAGCATGGAGGGTACCCATCATGATCCTCAGCGCGACGAAACGACACTGCCCCTTATCAAAGCTGCCATCGAGCGTGGCGTTCCGGTGCTCGGGCTGTGTCGAGGCTTCCAGGAAATGAACGTCGCCTTCGGCGGCACCCTGCATCCATGCCTTCACGAAGTGACCGGCTATATTGAACACCGCGAGGACAAAAGCCAGCCGGTGGATTTGCAGTATGGTCCGGCACACGAAGTGCGCATCGAGCCGGGGGGCCTGCTACATCGGATCTCTGGCCGCAGCACGGCCCAGGTCAACTCCCTGCATACACAGGGCGTAAAGGATCTGGCGCCCGGGCTGCGGCCTGAAGCATACGCACCCGACGGCCTGGTTGAAGGCTTCTCCGTTATTGATGCGTCCGGCTTTGCGCTGGGCGTGCAATGGCATCCGGAATGGAAAGTCACCGAGAACACTTTCTACTCCGCTATATTCAATGCGTTTGGCGACGCCTGCCGGGCTTATGCTGCCCGGCAACTCTGA
- a CDS encoding glutamine synthetase family protein: MNHIESWLKERKITEVECMVSDLTGIARGKIAPTLKFISEKGMRLPESILLQSVTGDYVEDDIYYDLLDPADIDMICKPDHTAIYLVPWAIEPTAQIIHDCYDKKGVPIEMAPRNVLKKVLKLYEDKGWQPIVAPEMEFYLTKRNEDPDLPLQPPIGRSGRQETGRQSFSIDAANEFDPLFEDMYDWCEAQGLDLDTLIHEEGTAQMEINFRHGDPLHLADQILVFKRTMREAALKHDITATFMAKPITNEPGSAMHLHQSILDLKTGKNVFSNADGSMSKLFLYHIGGLQRYIPEVLPLFAPNVNSFRRFLPDTSAPVNVEWGEENRTAGLRVPDSGPQNRRIENRLPGADANPYIAIAGSLLCGYLGMVGKIDPSAPVKGRAYERRNLRLPFSLEAALERMEQCKDISEVLGEKFCRGYVSVKRVEHENYKRVISSWEREFLLLSV; the protein is encoded by the coding sequence ATGAATCACATCGAAAGCTGGTTGAAGGAACGCAAGATCACCGAAGTCGAATGTATGGTCAGCGATCTGACCGGCATTGCCCGTGGAAAGATCGCACCGACTCTCAAGTTCATTTCGGAAAAAGGCATGCGTCTGCCGGAGAGCATTCTGCTGCAATCTGTGACCGGTGATTATGTCGAAGACGACATTTATTACGATCTGCTCGATCCCGCCGATATCGACATGATCTGCAAGCCTGACCATACCGCTATCTACCTGGTGCCCTGGGCCATCGAGCCGACCGCGCAGATCATCCACGACTGCTACGACAAGAAAGGCGTGCCGATCGAGATGGCGCCGCGCAACGTGCTCAAGAAAGTGCTCAAGCTATACGAAGATAAGGGTTGGCAACCTATCGTTGCGCCGGAGATGGAGTTTTATCTGACCAAGCGCAACGAGGATCCTGACTTGCCGTTGCAACCGCCGATTGGCCGTTCAGGTCGCCAGGAAACTGGCCGCCAATCGTTCTCCATTGATGCAGCCAACGAATTCGATCCGCTGTTCGAAGACATGTATGACTGGTGCGAAGCCCAGGGGCTGGATCTGGATACGTTGATCCATGAAGAAGGTACCGCGCAGATGGAGATCAACTTCCGTCACGGCGATCCCCTTCATCTGGCCGATCAGATACTGGTGTTCAAGCGCACCATGCGCGAAGCAGCGCTCAAGCACGACATTACCGCTACCTTCATGGCCAAGCCGATTACCAACGAGCCCGGCAGCGCGATGCATCTGCACCAGAGTATTCTGGACCTGAAAACCGGCAAAAACGTGTTCTCCAATGCCGATGGCTCGATGAGCAAGCTGTTCCTGTATCACATAGGCGGCCTGCAACGGTACATCCCTGAAGTCCTGCCGCTGTTTGCGCCCAATGTGAATTCATTCCGCCGTTTTCTGCCCGACACCTCCGCACCGGTCAACGTTGAATGGGGTGAGGAGAACCGTACTGCCGGGCTGCGGGTGCCGGATTCCGGTCCGCAGAATCGCCGCATCGAGAACCGCCTTCCGGGCGCGGATGCCAATCCCTACATAGCCATCGCCGGCAGCTTGCTGTGTGGCTATCTGGGCATGGTCGGCAAGATCGATCCCTCTGCTCCGGTCAAGGGTCGCGCTTATGAGCGACGCAACTTGCGCCTGCCCTTTTCTCTCGAGGCCGCGCTGGAACGCATGGAACAGTGCAAGGATATCTCCGAAGTGCTGGGTGAGAAGTTCTGCCGGGGTTACGTGTCGGTGAAACGCGTGGAGCATGAAAACTACAAACGGGTTATCAGCTCCTGGGAACGCGAGTTCCTTTTGTTGAGTGTCTGA
- a CDS encoding aspartate aminotransferase family protein produces MSTENTYTTAQLQALDTAHYLHPFTDHKDLGERGTRIIERAEGVYLWDSEGRQILDAMAGLWCVNIGYGRTELAEAAFKQMIELPYYNSFFQCANPPAVKLAAAIAELAPQHMNHVFFTGSGSEANDTVLRMVRRYWDLKGKPGKKTVIGRVNGYHGSTVAAASLGGMAPMHAQGDLPIPGIVHIPQPYWFEEGGDMTPDEFGIWAARQLEEKIRELGEDKVAAFIAEPIQGAGGVIIPPATYWPEIKRILAEHDILLVVDEVICGFGRTGEWFGSQHFDLEPDLMPIAKGMTSGYLPMGGVVVGDRVARTLIDEGGEFFHGYTYSGHPVAAAVALENLRILRDEKIVDYVKNEAAPYLQKKIAELAEHRLVGEVRGTGLLGAIELVKNKATRERFADKGSTGSLCRDICVSNGLVMRAVGDTMIMSPPLVISIGEIDELVGLIWRCLDLTAEQLGG; encoded by the coding sequence ATGAGCACTGAAAACACTTACACCACAGCGCAACTTCAGGCGCTGGACACTGCGCACTATCTGCACCCTTTCACCGATCACAAGGATTTAGGCGAGCGCGGGACGCGGATCATTGAGCGCGCCGAGGGTGTCTATCTGTGGGACAGTGAAGGCCGCCAGATTCTGGACGCCATGGCCGGTCTGTGGTGCGTCAATATCGGTTACGGCCGTACCGAGCTGGCCGAAGCCGCTTTCAAGCAGATGATAGAGCTGCCCTATTACAACAGCTTCTTCCAATGCGCCAATCCGCCCGCGGTGAAACTTGCTGCGGCGATTGCCGAGCTGGCGCCGCAGCACATGAACCACGTGTTTTTTACCGGTTCAGGTTCAGAAGCCAACGACACCGTGCTGCGCATGGTTCGGCGTTATTGGGATCTCAAGGGCAAGCCCGGCAAAAAGACCGTCATCGGCCGGGTAAATGGCTATCACGGCTCGACCGTTGCGGCCGCAAGCCTGGGTGGCATGGCGCCCATGCACGCCCAGGGCGATCTGCCGATCCCCGGCATCGTTCATATTCCCCAGCCGTACTGGTTCGAAGAAGGCGGCGACATGACGCCGGACGAGTTCGGGATCTGGGCCGCGCGGCAGCTCGAGGAAAAGATCCGTGAGCTGGGCGAGGATAAGGTCGCAGCCTTTATCGCCGAGCCCATTCAGGGCGCGGGCGGCGTAATCATCCCACCGGCAACCTACTGGCCCGAGATCAAGCGCATCCTCGCCGAACACGACATTCTACTGGTGGTCGATGAAGTCATCTGCGGGTTCGGGCGCACCGGTGAATGGTTCGGCAGTCAGCATTTCGATCTCGAGCCTGATCTGATGCCAATCGCCAAGGGCATGACCTCGGGTTATCTGCCGATGGGCGGCGTGGTCGTCGGTGACCGGGTCGCACGCACCCTGATCGACGAGGGCGGCGAATTCTTCCACGGCTACACCTATTCAGGCCACCCGGTCGCTGCTGCGGTGGCGCTGGAAAATCTGCGCATCCTGCGCGACGAGAAGATCGTCGATTACGTGAAAAACGAAGCGGCACCCTATTTGCAGAAAAAGATCGCCGAGCTGGCCGAGCACCGGCTGGTGGGTGAAGTGCGCGGCACAGGCCTGCTCGGAGCTATCGAGCTGGTGAAGAACAAGGCCACTCGCGAGCGGTTTGCCGACAAAGGCAGCACCGGCTCGCTCTGCCGGGACATTTGTGTCAGTAATGGCCTGGTGATGCGCGCCGTGGGCGATACCATGATCATGTCGCCACCGCTGGTGATCAGTATTGGCGAGATCGACGAGCTGGTAGGCTTGATCTGGCGCTGTCTGGATCTGACGGCCGAACAATTAGGGGGTTGA
- a CDS encoding polyamine ABC transporter substrate-binding protein: MKNSVQKTFLALATAALLGGAATAQANGQLKVFNWSDYIAEDTIANFEKETGIDVSYDVYDSNEVLDARLLTGRSGFDLVVPSNHFLSKQIDAGVYMELDHDKLPNMKHLDPLLMEQIESIDPGSKHSIPYMWGTNGIGYNVEKVKAVLGDDAPVDSWDLVFKPEVASKLASCGITMLDSGDDMITSALGYLRLDPNSTDKDDLKKAEDLLLSVRESVRYFHSSRYISDLANGDICVAVGFSGDVFQAAARAEEVNNNVNIAYTIPKEGTQLWFDMMAIPKDAPNPDNAHTFINYILRPDVVAPITDYVAYANPNKAANELIDAEILNDPAIYPTEEVMQKLYVAEPRPLAAQRIITRSWNRIKSGR, from the coding sequence ATGAAAAACTCGGTACAAAAAACGTTTCTGGCCCTGGCTACTGCTGCCCTGCTTGGTGGCGCTGCGACTGCGCAGGCGAACGGACAACTGAAAGTCTTCAACTGGTCCGATTATATCGCCGAAGACACCATCGCCAATTTCGAGAAGGAAACCGGCATTGACGTCAGCTACGACGTCTATGACTCCAACGAAGTGCTTGATGCCCGTCTGCTGACAGGCCGCTCAGGCTTCGATCTGGTGGTGCCCTCCAACCACTTTCTCAGCAAACAGATTGATGCCGGCGTCTACATGGAGCTGGATCATGACAAGCTGCCGAACATGAAGCACCTCGACCCGCTATTGATGGAACAGATAGAAAGCATCGACCCGGGCAGCAAGCACTCTATCCCCTACATGTGGGGCACAAACGGCATCGGCTACAACGTCGAGAAGGTCAAAGCCGTGCTGGGTGACGATGCGCCTGTCGATTCCTGGGATCTGGTTTTCAAGCCTGAGGTGGCCAGCAAACTGGCCAGCTGCGGCATTACCATGCTCGACTCCGGCGATGACATGATCACCTCCGCGCTCGGCTATCTGCGCCTGGATCCGAACAGTACCGACAAGGACGACCTGAAAAAGGCCGAAGATCTGCTATTGAGCGTGCGTGAGTCGGTTCGCTACTTCCATTCCTCGCGCTACATCAGTGACCTCGCCAATGGCGACATCTGTGTGGCTGTCGGCTTTTCCGGTGATGTATTCCAGGCCGCTGCCCGTGCAGAAGAAGTGAACAACAACGTGAATATCGCCTATACCATTCCGAAGGAAGGCACACAGCTGTGGTTCGACATGATGGCGATTCCGAAGGATGCGCCCAATCCGGACAACGCACACACCTTCATCAATTACATCCTGCGCCCTGACGTCGTCGCGCCGATCACTGACTACGTCGCCTATGCCAACCCGAACAAGGCTGCCAACGAGTTGATCGACGCCGAAATCCTCAATGATCCGGCCATCTATCCGACCGAGGAAGTCATGCAGAAGCTGTATGTTGCCGAACCGCGTCCGTTGGCGGCGCAACGGATCATCACCCGCTCCTGGAACCGGATCAAATCCGGTCGCTGA
- a CDS encoding ABC transporter ATP-binding protein, giving the protein MVGAAGAMKQAMAKAKPDEFVKIERISKRFDDALAVDDVSLTVNRGEIFALLGGSGSGKSTLLRMLAGFERPTEGRVILDGQDLTDLPPHKRPINMMFQSYALFPHMTVEQNIAFGLKQDKMSKADIQDRVAEMLKLVRMSEYAGRKPHRLSGGQRQRVALARSLAKSPKLLLLDEPMGALDKKLRSQMQLELVEIIERVGVTCIMVTHDQEEAMTMAQRIAIMHQGWIAQVGTPMDIYESPASRHVAEFVGSVNIFEGELTVDMEDHAIIECPQLDRPIYIGHGISTRAEDRHTIFALRPEKVWVSPDKPDQEYNWAHGEVHDIAYLGGHSVYYIKLDSGLIVQAFFANSERRMTRMTWDDKVYISWENDSGVVLPS; this is encoded by the coding sequence ATGGTTGGCGCTGCAGGGGCCATGAAGCAGGCGATGGCCAAGGCCAAACCTGACGAATTCGTAAAGATCGAGCGGATCAGCAAACGCTTCGATGATGCCTTGGCGGTTGATGACGTCAGCCTGACGGTCAACCGAGGCGAGATTTTTGCCTTGCTCGGCGGGTCCGGCTCCGGCAAATCCACCTTGCTGCGAATGCTTGCCGGCTTCGAGCGGCCCACCGAAGGCCGGGTTATCCTCGATGGTCAGGATCTGACCGATCTGCCGCCGCACAAGCGGCCAATCAACATGATGTTCCAGTCCTATGCGCTATTCCCGCATATGACTGTCGAGCAGAACATTGCCTTTGGTCTGAAGCAGGACAAGATGTCGAAGGCTGACATCCAGGACCGCGTGGCCGAAATGCTCAAGCTGGTCCGCATGAGCGAATATGCAGGACGCAAACCGCACCGGCTTTCGGGCGGTCAGCGTCAGCGCGTGGCCCTGGCGCGTTCGCTCGCCAAAAGCCCCAAGTTGCTGCTGCTGGACGAGCCGATGGGCGCACTGGACAAGAAGCTGCGCTCGCAAATGCAACTGGAGCTGGTCGAGATCATCGAGCGCGTCGGCGTAACCTGCATCATGGTGACCCATGACCAGGAAGAAGCCATGACCATGGCTCAGCGTATCGCCATCATGCATCAGGGCTGGATTGCCCAGGTCGGCACGCCGATGGATATCTACGAAAGTCCGGCCAGTCGTCACGTGGCCGAGTTTGTAGGCAGCGTGAATATTTTCGAGGGCGAGCTGACGGTCGACATGGAAGACCACGCCATTATCGAATGTCCGCAACTGGACCGGCCCATCTATATCGGCCACGGCATCAGTACCCGGGCAGAAGACCGGCACACCATTTTTGCCCTGCGTCCGGAGAAGGTCTGGGTCAGCCCTGACAAGCCCGACCAGGAATATAACTGGGCGCACGGCGAAGTACATGACATCGCCTATCTCGGCGGACATTCGGTGTACTACATCAAGCTCGACAGCGGCCTGATCGTGCAAGCGTTCTTTGCCAACTCCGAACGGCGCATGACGCGCATGACCTGGGATGACAAGGTCTACATCAGCTGGGAAAACGATAGCGGGGTCGTCCTGCCCTCATGA
- a CDS encoding ABC transporter permease subunit has protein sequence MSKLTSRLLPTGRFWVISAPYLWLGLFFLLPFAIVLKISFSEAAIAIPPYQPLLEYAEQSLSIAINLGNYIFLSEDSLYYAAYLGSLKIALFSTLICLVLGYPMAYAITRAPRDKQLIYLLLIMMPTWTAILIRVYAWMGILSTNGLLNSTLMWAGLIDSPLQILNTDAAVYIGVVYAYLPFMILPLYANLIKHDNTLLEAAMDLGAGKIKAFWKITVPLSRSGIIAGSMLVFIPVVGEFVVPELLGGPETLMIGRVLWQEFFNNRDWPVASALAIVMLALLLIPIILFHYNQSRAMERNA, from the coding sequence ATGAGCAAGCTGACGTCCCGCCTTCTGCCAACCGGTCGCTTCTGGGTTATCAGCGCTCCCTACCTGTGGCTGGGCCTGTTTTTCCTGCTGCCCTTCGCCATCGTGTTGAAGATCAGCTTTTCTGAAGCGGCGATCGCCATACCGCCCTATCAGCCTTTGCTGGAGTACGCCGAACAGTCGCTGAGCATCGCGATCAACCTCGGTAACTACATTTTCCTCAGCGAGGACTCGTTGTATTACGCGGCTTATCTTGGCTCGCTGAAAATTGCCCTGTTTTCGACGCTGATCTGCCTGGTCCTGGGCTATCCGATGGCGTATGCCATTACCCGCGCCCCGCGGGACAAACAGCTGATCTACCTGTTGCTGATCATGATGCCGACGTGGACTGCCATACTGATTCGCGTATACGCCTGGATGGGCATCCTGAGTACCAATGGATTGCTCAACTCGACGCTGATGTGGGCCGGCCTGATCGACTCGCCGCTGCAGATTCTCAACACCGACGCGGCGGTCTATATCGGCGTTGTGTACGCTTATTTGCCATTCATGATCCTGCCGCTCTACGCCAACCTCATCAAGCATGACAACACGCTACTCGAAGCCGCCATGGATCTCGGCGCGGGCAAGATCAAGGCCTTCTGGAAGATCACCGTCCCGCTATCCAGGAGCGGCATCATTGCCGGCTCCATGCTGGTGTTCATTCCGGTGGTCGGCGAGTTTGTGGTGCCCGAATTGCTGGGTGGACCGGAGACCCTGATGATTGGCCGCGTACTCTGGCAGGAATTCTTCAACAACCGTGACTGGCCGGTGGCGTCCGCGCTGGCGATCGTCATGCTTGCGTTGCTGCTGATTCCGATCATCCTCTTTCATTACAACCAGTCACGGGCCATGGAGCGCAACGCATGA
- a CDS encoding ABC transporter permease subunit, which produces MNRRPAFSTGVLWLGLLFIYLPMVILVIYSFNASRLVTVWGGWSIHWYIGLLDNTALMNAVKRSLQIAFFTATAAVALGTLAAFAMTRIKRFRGRTLFSGLVTAPLVMPEVITGLSLLLLFVAMAQAVGWPAERGMVTIWIAHTTFATSYVAIVVSSRLGEIDQSVEEAALDLGCPPWKTFLQITVPMIAPSIAAGWLLAFSLSLDDLVLASFVSGPGATTLPMEVFSSVRLGVKPEINAIASVILLAVALCTLLAWLIVRSADRRARGARKDLRA; this is translated from the coding sequence ATGAACCGGCGTCCAGCATTCTCCACTGGCGTACTCTGGCTGGGCCTGTTGTTCATCTATCTGCCGATGGTGATCCTGGTCATCTATTCGTTCAACGCCTCGCGACTGGTAACAGTCTGGGGCGGTTGGTCGATCCACTGGTATATCGGCCTGCTGGACAACACCGCCTTGATGAACGCGGTGAAGCGCAGTCTGCAGATTGCCTTCTTCACCGCCACCGCCGCGGTGGCGCTGGGCACCCTGGCGGCCTTCGCCATGACCCGCATCAAGCGCTTCCGTGGTCGCACCCTGTTCTCCGGTCTGGTCACAGCGCCGCTGGTCATGCCTGAGGTGATTACCGGTCTTTCGCTGTTGTTGCTGTTCGTGGCCATGGCCCAGGCCGTGGGCTGGCCGGCTGAGCGAGGCATGGTGACCATATGGATCGCCCACACCACCTTTGCCACTTCCTATGTGGCCATTGTGGTCAGCAGCCGACTCGGGGAAATCGATCAGTCAGTGGAGGAGGCGGCGCTGGATCTTGGCTGTCCGCCATGGAAGACCTTCCTGCAGATCACGGTACCGATGATTGCGCCGTCGATTGCCGCGGGTTGGTTGCTGGCGTTTTCCCTGTCGCTGGATGATCTGGTACTCGCCAGCTTTGTGTCGGGGCCCGGCGCCACCACCCTGCCGATGGAGGTGTTCTCATCAGTGCGGCTGGGCGTCAAACCTGAAATCAATGCCATCGCCAGCGTGATCCTGCTGGCTGTCGCGCTCTGCACTCTGCTCGCCTGGCTCATTGTACGCAGCGCCGACCGGCGAGCCCGCGGCGCACGGAAAGACCTGCGAGCCTGA